Proteins from a single region of Veillonellaceae bacterium:
- the rodA gene encoding rod shape-determining protein RodA, translated as MLNQRLLRNLDFITIIVTCMLIAVSLIIIGSATHINNPSEDRYWYVQRQGLFALISFIIIFIMLHFDYKSLGRYANALYVINLIMLLAVMFIGQSALGAQRWIQIGPISLQPSEFSKIIMIISIAKMLDKQTGKLNTIKDVIPIFIYVGIPFLLVLKQPDLGTALVFMAILFGMVFVAGINTRVLMSILGAGIALMPIFWHFLKDYQKKRLTVFLDPNIDPLGSGYHIIQSKIAIGSGMIFGKGLFSGTQSQLNFLPENHTDFIFAVIGEELGFIGAAFVLLLYLILLYRGVKIAGAARDNFGTLLATGITSMLTFHVLVNVGMNAGIMPVTGIPLPFMSYGVSSLTTNLICIGILLNIYMRRQKIMF; from the coding sequence ATGCTCAACCAGCGGTTATTGCGAAATTTGGATTTCATCACTATTATCGTCACGTGTATGCTAATAGCTGTTAGTTTAATAATAATCGGCAGTGCCACCCACATTAATAACCCCAGTGAAGATCGTTATTGGTATGTGCAGCGCCAAGGACTTTTTGCGCTAATCAGTTTTATCATAATTTTTATCATGCTACATTTTGATTACAAATCGTTAGGCCGATATGCTAATGCTTTATATGTCATTAATCTCATCATGCTGTTAGCCGTTATGTTTATCGGACAATCGGCATTAGGCGCACAGCGTTGGATTCAAATCGGTCCGATTAGTCTGCAGCCGTCCGAGTTTTCTAAAATAATTATGATTATTTCGATCGCTAAAATGCTTGATAAACAGACTGGCAAGTTAAATACTATAAAAGATGTCATTCCTATATTTATTTATGTCGGGATACCCTTTCTGCTTGTTTTGAAGCAGCCTGATCTGGGCACAGCGTTGGTGTTTATGGCAATTTTGTTCGGGATGGTTTTTGTGGCAGGAATAAACACAAGGGTATTAATGAGCATACTTGGTGCCGGAATTGCCTTAATGCCAATCTTCTGGCATTTTCTCAAGGACTATCAAAAAAAACGTCTGACAGTTTTTCTTGATCCCAACATCGATCCGTTAGGTTCCGGATACCACATAATTCAATCGAAAATTGCCATAGGCTCAGGGATGATATTTGGCAAAGGTTTATTCAGCGGTACGCAGAGCCAACTTAATTTCTTGCCTGAGAATCACACAGACTTTATTTTCGCTGTTATTGGCGAAGAATTAGGATTTATCGGCGCGGCGTTTGTGCTTCTACTGTACCTGATTCTCTTATATCGTGGTGTAAAGATAGCGGGGGCGGCCCGCGATAATTTCGGCACGCTGCTCGCAACAGGTATTACCTCGATGCTGACTTTCCACGTACTGGTAAACGTAGGCATGAATGCCGGAATTATGCCTGTTACTGGGATTCCATTACCATTTATGAGTTATGGCGTAAGTTCGCTTACTACTAATCTAATCTGTATCGGAATCTTGCTTAATATTTACATGCGACGACAGAAAATAATGTTTTAA
- the mreD gene encoding rod shape-determining protein MreD, which yields MKVFFWTLVIVMMLVIQSTIVPLLAIQGITPDLLLIVVVSASLLFGKDHGVGTGFFSGLLQDLASGNIFGVNTLSKLSTGYLFGMAERQVFKEHILLPILAVAVATLFSGLIALLMMLILGYKIQLFAALINRVLPAVLYNMVFSIPIHKGIYSLSKKFNKA from the coding sequence ATGAAGGTGTTTTTTTGGACTCTAGTAATTGTTATGATGTTGGTTATTCAGTCAACAATAGTGCCGCTGTTAGCCATACAGGGGATCACCCCGGATCTACTGCTTATTGTAGTAGTTTCGGCAAGTTTATTATTTGGCAAGGATCATGGTGTAGGTACAGGTTTTTTTTCCGGCCTGCTCCAGGATTTGGCGTCCGGAAATATATTTGGCGTAAATACCCTTTCTAAACTATCAACTGGGTACTTATTTGGTATGGCTGAGCGTCAGGTATTTAAAGAGCATATCCTCCTCCCTATTCTGGCTGTAGCGGTTGCAACTTTGTTCAGCGGCCTTATTGCGCTTTTAATGATGCTTATTCTTGGTTATAAAATTCAATTATTCGCTGCACTTATAAATAGAGTGCTGCCGGCTGTTCTATATAATATGGTTTTCTCCATCCCTATTCATAAAGGAATTTATAGCTTGAGTAAGAAGTTTAACAAGGCATAG
- the minD gene encoding septum site-determining protein MinD: MGEVIVVTSGKGGVGKTTTTANIGTGFALQGKKVVLVDADIGLRNLDVVMGLENRIVYDLIDVTEGNCRLKQALIRDKRYATLYLLPAAQTRDKNAVSPDQMKELCEDLSKDFDYVIIDCPAGIEQGFKNAIAGADRAIVVTTPEVSAVRDADRIIGLLESEGKHNPKLIVNRIRPKMVKKGDMMDIDDIIEILAVDLLGIIPEDEYIVISTNRGEPAVVNPVSTASSAYKNIVRRLTGENVPLMTLETNDGFFDKLKKIFGL; this comes from the coding sequence ATGGGTGAGGTAATTGTAGTTACATCGGGTAAAGGCGGGGTCGGCAAAACGACAACTACTGCTAATATCGGAACCGGTTTTGCTTTGCAAGGGAAAAAAGTAGTATTAGTAGATGCTGATATCGGACTAAGAAATCTTGATGTTGTTATGGGGCTTGAAAACCGTATTGTGTATGATCTTATTGATGTAACCGAAGGTAATTGCCGGTTAAAGCAGGCTCTTATTCGGGACAAGCGCTATGCAACGCTATATCTTCTGCCGGCGGCTCAGACACGGGATAAAAATGCCGTTAGTCCTGATCAAATGAAAGAGCTTTGTGAAGACCTGTCTAAAGATTTTGATTATGTAATTATTGACTGCCCCGCCGGAATTGAGCAAGGTTTTAAGAATGCTATTGCTGGTGCTGATCGGGCAATTGTCGTTACAACTCCAGAAGTGTCTGCTGTAAGGGATGCTGATAGGATAATCGGGCTACTTGAGTCGGAGGGCAAGCATAACCCTAAGTTGATTGTAAATAGGATACGCCCTAAGATGGTAAAAAAGGGCGATATGATGGATATTGATGATATTATTGAAATTTTGGCTGTTGATTTGCTGGGGATTATCCCAGAGGATGAATATATAGTTATTTCGACTAACCGTGGTGAACCTGCTGTGGTCAACCCGGTGTCGACTGCAAGTTCCGCCTATAAGAATATAGTAAGGCGGCTGACCGGAGAAAATGTACCGCTTATGACGCTTGAAACCAATGATGGCTTTTTCGACAAGCTGAAAAAGATTTTTGGGTTATAG
- the mreC gene encoding rod shape-determining protein MreC — protein sequence MRFFNKKAVILLVAVITVFLLAGSSERDKNKFPFLERVITSGLAPIESAVSKLGFSFRQVGSSAGQLITVYRDNQALKAENEQLRQSNFNVTEIMAENARLRAMLDYKTKAPQFDFVTAKVIARDPGTWTSTIVINKGTADGIAKDMAVVTPQGLVGDVISVFNNTAKVQLILDQRSAVGTLVQRPESRVAGIVEGNAANPLAPRMVNIARDADIIKGDQIITSGFGGIYPKGLQVGQVTDVVNEEGGLLKYAVLKPSVDFDKLEEVLVIVGSREPVARMPVVPQKPSNTQAFSAAPQGAGR from the coding sequence GTGCGATTTTTTAACAAAAAGGCGGTCATCTTGTTGGTGGCTGTAATAACCGTCTTTTTGCTGGCAGGATCTTCGGAGCGTGACAAGAATAAGTTCCCTTTCCTGGAAAGAGTTATTACTAGTGGACTGGCCCCTATTGAGTCCGCTGTCTCCAAGTTGGGTTTTAGTTTCCGGCAGGTCGGATCTTCCGCTGGGCAGTTGATAACTGTTTATAGAGATAATCAAGCTCTTAAGGCGGAGAACGAGCAATTACGGCAAAGTAACTTTAATGTTACTGAAATTATGGCAGAAAATGCACGACTGCGGGCCATGCTTGATTATAAAACCAAGGCTCCGCAGTTTGATTTTGTAACGGCTAAGGTAATTGCTCGTGATCCGGGAACATGGACCAGTACCATAGTAATAAATAAAGGGACTGCCGATGGTATTGCCAAAGATATGGCGGTAGTTACGCCCCAAGGACTTGTTGGTGATGTTATAAGTGTCTTTAATAATACGGCAAAAGTTCAGCTTATCTTGGACCAACGCAGTGCTGTCGGGACGCTAGTCCAGCGCCCTGAATCCCGTGTTGCCGGGATTGTTGAGGGGAACGCTGCTAATCCTTTGGCACCCCGTATGGTTAATATTGCCCGGGACGCTGATATTATTAAAGGTGATCAAATCATAACCTCCGGATTCGGCGGTATTTATCCTAAAGGGTTGCAGGTGGGTCAAGTGACTGATGTGGTAAACGAAGAAGGCGGATTATTAAAATATGCTGTTTTGAAGCCATCTGTAGATTTTGATAAGCTAGAGGAGGTTTTGGTTATTGTGGGCTCACGTGAACCGGTTGCGAGGATGCCGGTTGTGCCGCAAAAACCGTCTAATACGCAAGCCTTTTCGGCGGCGCCGCAAGGAGCAGGACGATGA
- a CDS encoding peptidase M50, producing MRAGKIGGIQIVLNNWFLVLIGLFAFSGLAAKALAVFGAVLLHEFAHALAALALGFKVREIELLPFGGVARIDRLGEAGSSREMLIAAAGPIISLVLAAFMYIGIEMLPAWSAEFSFFYQVNLMLAAFNLIPGLPLDGGRILRAWLAQYRDYGRATLIAASISKITAFLLSGAFVYDYLQSGTINLTFLVAAVFLYVSAKTELQVAGFRQMRVLSQKKAELTTKGVMPAKHYTTLEAAQARDIINLFGPDYYHIVLIVDKNFRLCGTLTETEVWEGLPYHGLYAKIGEFL from the coding sequence TTGCGGGCAGGGAAAATTGGCGGTATTCAAATAGTTCTTAATAACTGGTTCTTAGTATTAATTGGTTTATTTGCATTTTCCGGCCTGGCAGCAAAGGCTTTAGCGGTATTCGGTGCGGTTTTGCTGCACGAGTTTGCGCACGCGCTGGCAGCGTTGGCTCTAGGATTTAAAGTGCGCGAAATTGAGCTCTTGCCGTTTGGTGGGGTTGCGCGCATAGATCGTTTGGGGGAGGCCGGTTCATCGCGGGAAATGCTTATAGCAGCCGCCGGGCCAATAATAAGTTTGGTCTTGGCGGCTTTTATGTATATTGGAATCGAGATGCTGCCAGCTTGGTCTGCTGAGTTCAGCTTTTTTTATCAGGTGAATTTAATGCTGGCGGCTTTTAACTTAATTCCGGGCTTACCTCTGGACGGCGGCCGGATTTTACGTGCTTGGTTGGCACAGTATCGTGATTATGGCCGCGCAACACTCATCGCGGCATCAATTAGTAAAATAACGGCATTTTTATTGTCAGGTGCATTTGTTTATGATTACTTGCAGTCCGGAACTATAAATCTGACTTTTCTTGTTGCCGCGGTATTTTTATACGTATCGGCCAAGACTGAACTCCAAGTAGCGGGATTTAGGCAGATGAGAGTACTTTCCCAAAAGAAAGCTGAGCTTACAACTAAAGGAGTTATGCCGGCAAAACACTACACTACCCTGGAAGCAGCGCAGGCTCGCGATATTATCAATTTATTCGGGCCAGACTATTATCATATAGTACTGATTGTGGATAAAAATTTCCGCTTATGCGGTACATTAACTGAGACCGAGGTGTGGGAGGGCTTGCCATATCATGGACTTTATGCTAAAATTGGCGAGTTTCTTTGA
- a CDS encoding TIGR03960 family B12-binding radical SAM protein, which translates to MVVLDNGVLSRVLKPARYTGNEVNSIKKDHALVDVTVALALPDVYEVGMSNLGLKILYQILNNRTDTAAERVYAPWVDMEAEMRAGKIPLFSLESFKPISEFDIFGFSLQYEMIYTNVLNMLDLAGIPLLAAERTDECPLVIAGGPSVFNPEPVADFFDLFVIGEGEEVIEEVVEACGKWKKAGKPGGRAALLKEMAKISGIYVPSLYDVAYNDDGTIARVTPNCAEVRPTVTKRVVKDLNEVEFVTKPVVPFLDIVHDRIMLELFRGCTRGCRFCQAGVIYRPVRERRPEKLVELAQQLIDNTGYNEISLTSLSSADYSHLHEIVRALLARFKGQGVSVSLPSLRIDSFSVELAHEVQKVRKSGLTFAPEAGTQRMRDVINKGVTEEDLEMAVSAAFKAGWSTVKLYFMIGLPTETDEDVEGIAKLAHRVLDIYKEVKGRRGAKVTVSVSSFVPKAHTSFQWFGQSSIAEIERKQRLLKEKLRDRSISFNYHDSRTSLLEGVFSRGDRRLSKVLIKAWQNGAKFDGWSEHFKFDVWMEAFKAVGLDPAFYANRERHQNEHMPWEHISCGVDKKFLIREYQNAVSEAYTIDCRRDACSACGVCPGLGVEVLDWGNETNG; encoded by the coding sequence ATGGTTGTTTTAGATAATGGTGTTTTGAGCCGCGTATTGAAACCGGCGCGTTACACAGGCAATGAGGTTAATAGTATAAAGAAAGACCATGCTCTGGTCGATGTTACTGTAGCACTGGCGTTGCCAGATGTTTATGAAGTTGGAATGTCTAATCTCGGTTTGAAAATTTTGTACCAAATATTGAATAACCGGACTGATACAGCGGCGGAACGGGTGTATGCCCCATGGGTAGATATGGAAGCCGAAATGCGGGCCGGAAAAATTCCTTTATTCAGCTTAGAGAGTTTTAAGCCAATTAGCGAGTTTGACATCTTTGGGTTCTCACTGCAGTATGAGATGATTTACACTAATGTTCTTAATATGCTTGACCTAGCTGGTATACCGCTGCTGGCGGCAGAGCGTACAGACGAATGCCCGCTTGTCATAGCAGGCGGACCATCGGTTTTCAATCCGGAACCGGTTGCTGATTTCTTTGATTTGTTTGTTATCGGCGAAGGTGAAGAGGTAATTGAGGAGGTTGTTGAAGCCTGCGGTAAATGGAAAAAAGCCGGCAAACCTGGCGGTCGAGCCGCCTTACTAAAAGAAATGGCTAAAATCAGCGGGATTTATGTTCCAAGCCTATATGATGTAGCTTATAACGATGACGGGACAATTGCTAGGGTAACGCCTAACTGTGCCGAGGTTCGCCCGACTGTAACCAAAAGGGTGGTAAAGGATCTCAATGAGGTAGAATTTGTAACCAAGCCGGTTGTGCCATTTCTTGACATTGTTCATGACCGTATTATGCTTGAACTATTTCGCGGTTGTACGCGCGGCTGCCGGTTCTGTCAGGCCGGGGTAATTTATCGGCCTGTACGGGAAAGACGGCCGGAAAAGTTGGTTGAATTGGCTCAGCAGCTTATTGATAATACCGGTTATAATGAAATTTCATTGACTTCGCTGAGTTCTGCCGATTATTCGCACTTACATGAAATCGTTAGAGCACTTTTGGCGAGATTCAAGGGCCAAGGGGTTAGTGTTTCGCTGCCTTCGCTGCGAATTGACAGTTTTTCTGTAGAATTGGCGCATGAAGTACAAAAAGTGAGAAAAAGCGGTCTAACATTTGCGCCGGAGGCGGGCACCCAGCGTATGCGTGATGTCATTAATAAAGGCGTAACTGAAGAAGATTTGGAAATGGCAGTAAGCGCTGCCTTTAAGGCTGGATGGTCAACAGTTAAGCTCTATTTTATGATTGGACTACCTACTGAGACGGATGAAGACGTTGAGGGAATTGCTAAGCTTGCTCATCGTGTTCTCGATATTTATAAAGAGGTTAAAGGCCGCCGCGGCGCCAAGGTGACGGTCAGTGTATCTTCGTTTGTGCCTAAGGCTCATACCTCATTCCAATGGTTTGGACAAAGCTCCATAGCTGAGATTGAGCGTAAACAAAGACTTTTAAAAGAAAAATTGCGTGATAGGAGCATATCGTTCAACTATCATGATTCCAGAACAAGTTTATTGGAAGGTGTATTCTCGCGCGGCGACCGTCGTTTGTCCAAAGTGCTGATCAAGGCCTGGCAGAACGGTGCAAAGTTTGACGGTTGGTCTGAACATTTTAAGTTTGATGTCTGGATGGAGGCCTTCAAGGCAGTTGGATTAGATCCGGCGTTTTATGCTAACAGAGAAAGACATCAAAACGAGCATATGCCCTGGGAACATATTTCCTGCGGTGTGGATAAAAAGTTTTTGATCCGTGAATATCAAAATGCGGTATCTGAAGCCTATACCATTGATTGCCGTCGTGATGCCTGCAGTGCCTGCGGTGTTTGTCCGGGACTCGGAGTAGAGGTTCTCGATTGGGGGAATGAAACGAATGGCTAA
- the mrdA gene encoding penicillin-binding protein 2 codes for MLVRRSSNRLDILALIVVLVVALLIGRLAYLQVAQGAYYGKLADGNRIRLIPIMAPRGIFYDRNGVLMVSNRPGFSVSLLPISGPVEDKVIVQLADILEISPDDIKSKLAQNNGSFEPIRIKSDIGPEVVTKIEERRSQLPGVVIEIQPIRNCVNNELAAHVFGYVSEINDAELEKLRPQGYKIADIIGKFGLEKVYDKDIRGIDGGGQVEVDVTGRPIQVLGKKEPIPGNNLVLTIDYRIQKAAEKAIDEQLKYLQTETEFINAKAAAAVAINPKTGEVLAMVSRPAFNPNLFAQGISVKDWNAINNNPHHPMDNKVISGEYPPGSTFKIVTGVAALELGKVTPEEKILDTGRHWLIPKGNAMGEALGWINFKEALSKSDNVYFYEMGNRLGIDNLEKFARAFGLGKPTGINLPGETGGLVANRRYKEKVYEEEWYLSETFDAAIGQGFQLTSPLQVASIMCQIANGGHQYRPFLVSKITKPNGEVLKSFEPEEVGKINISDTTLSLIRESLRQVAQEGGTAGQIFNDFPIDIAGKTGTAENSHGSDHGWFVAYGPFDDPRIVVAVIVEQGGFGSSSAVPIAKKILEAAFNINQPIGNAPKIYKPNTAI; via the coding sequence GTGCTAGTCAGGCGTTCGAGTAATAGATTGGATATTTTAGCACTGATTGTAGTGCTTGTCGTTGCGCTGCTTATTGGACGCTTAGCCTATCTGCAGGTAGCGCAAGGAGCCTATTACGGAAAGTTGGCTGATGGCAACCGTATCCGATTAATTCCTATTATGGCACCTCGAGGCATATTTTATGACCGGAATGGGGTTTTGATGGTTTCAAACCGACCGGGTTTTTCAGTGTCGCTGTTACCTATTTCAGGTCCGGTTGAGGATAAGGTTATTGTCCAACTGGCAGACATTTTAGAAATTAGCCCAGACGATATAAAATCTAAATTAGCGCAAAATAATGGCTCGTTTGAGCCGATTCGTATCAAAAGTGATATTGGTCCGGAAGTTGTAACGAAGATTGAAGAACGGCGCAGTCAATTGCCCGGAGTGGTTATTGAGATTCAGCCTATTCGTAATTGTGTTAATAATGAGCTTGCTGCCCACGTGTTTGGTTATGTTAGTGAAATTAACGATGCTGAACTAGAAAAGCTCAGGCCGCAAGGTTATAAAATTGCCGATATCATTGGTAAGTTTGGTTTAGAAAAGGTTTATGATAAGGATATCCGAGGCATCGACGGCGGTGGGCAGGTTGAAGTTGATGTTACCGGTCGTCCGATTCAGGTTTTAGGAAAGAAAGAGCCGATTCCAGGCAATAACTTGGTGCTGACAATTGACTATCGTATCCAAAAGGCTGCGGAGAAGGCTATTGATGAACAGCTAAAATATTTACAAACGGAAACTGAGTTTATAAATGCCAAAGCGGCTGCAGCTGTTGCAATAAATCCGAAGACAGGCGAAGTTTTGGCAATGGTTAGCAGACCGGCCTTTAATCCTAATCTATTTGCCCAAGGAATCTCAGTTAAAGACTGGAATGCTATTAATAATAACCCTCATCATCCAATGGACAATAAGGTTATTTCCGGGGAATACCCACCGGGTTCGACTTTTAAAATTGTTACCGGTGTAGCCGCGCTTGAACTAGGTAAAGTAACACCCGAAGAAAAGATTCTCGATACAGGCCGGCATTGGCTTATTCCCAAAGGAAACGCCATGGGTGAGGCATTAGGTTGGATTAATTTTAAAGAGGCTTTGTCCAAGTCTGACAATGTTTACTTTTATGAAATGGGTAACCGGCTTGGTATCGATAATTTAGAAAAGTTTGCCCGGGCATTCGGTCTTGGTAAGCCGACGGGTATTAACTTGCCTGGTGAAACAGGCGGATTGGTAGCTAACCGGCGTTATAAAGAAAAAGTATACGAGGAAGAATGGTATTTATCAGAAACGTTTGACGCCGCGATTGGCCAAGGTTTTCAATTGACGTCACCGCTGCAAGTGGCGTCGATTATGTGTCAGATCGCTAATGGCGGGCACCAGTATCGACCTTTCCTTGTAAGCAAGATTACTAAACCAAATGGTGAAGTTTTAAAGAGCTTTGAGCCCGAAGAAGTTGGAAAAATAAATATATCAGATACAACGTTAAGTCTGATTCGCGAATCTCTCCGGCAGGTAGCGCAGGAGGGAGGGACAGCTGGTCAGATATTTAATGATTTTCCAATTGACATTGCCGGCAAGACAGGAACAGCCGAAAACTCGCATGGCAGCGATCATGGTTGGTTTGTCGCGTATGGACCATTTGACGATCCAAGAATTGTTGTCGCTGTAATTGTTGAGCAAGGTGGTTTTGGCTCATCTTCCGCTGTTCCTATTGCTAAAAAAATTCTTGAGGCTGCTTTTAATATTAACCAACCAATCGGTAATGCACCAAAAATATATAAGCCTAATACAGCAATTTGA
- the minE gene encoding cell division topological specificity factor MinE has translation MFELIQKLFGRESSSSKDIAKERLRLVLVHDRVNVSPQFMEGLKDDMIKVISNYMDINEKDMEVNLTNTKTSVALVANIPVNRMKRGVYIQE, from the coding sequence ATGTTTGAGCTTATTCAAAAGTTATTCGGCAGGGAATCGTCAAGCTCAAAGGACATCGCCAAAGAACGGCTGCGTTTGGTGCTTGTGCATGATCGTGTTAATGTGTCGCCGCAGTTTATGGAAGGTTTAAAGGATGATATGATTAAGGTAATATCCAACTACATGGATATAAATGAGAAGGATATGGAAGTTAACCTTACAAATACAAAAACGTCCGTTGCGTTAGTTGCTAATATTCCTGTAAATCGCATGAAACGCGGTGTTTATATTCAAGAATAA
- the minC gene encoding septum site-determining protein MinC, translating into MRSNVVFKGSKNGLQLIIDDSADFESVIEQLRLKLESASAFFASGNALVHVPAAKHRLTSEQQKELITLFNNYGLTWQEDIDNASPAVDSSPENQAEEAEADQTLIFNRTVRNGQEVVHRGTVIVMGDVNPGAKVIAGGDIIIHGTCRGIAHAGALGNISATITADRLIASQIRIAHLISRAPDNLDIPECIETARIKDGVVIIEPAQ; encoded by the coding sequence ATGCGCAGTAACGTAGTTTTTAAAGGAAGTAAAAATGGATTACAACTTATAATTGATGATAGCGCTGATTTTGAGTCTGTAATAGAGCAATTGAGGTTAAAACTTGAATCGGCAAGTGCTTTTTTTGCGAGCGGAAATGCTCTTGTTCACGTACCCGCCGCTAAGCATAGGCTGACATCAGAGCAGCAAAAAGAGCTAATAACGCTATTTAATAATTACGGACTGACTTGGCAGGAAGATATAGACAATGCATCGCCGGCAGTGGATTCTAGCCCAGAAAATCAAGCGGAAGAGGCTGAGGCAGACCAGACATTGATTTTCAATAGAACCGTTCGCAATGGTCAGGAAGTGGTCCACCGCGGTACGGTTATTGTTATGGGCGATGTTAATCCGGGCGCAAAGGTTATTGCCGGCGGCGATATTATTATCCACGGGACTTGCCGCGGAATTGCTCACGCCGGTGCCTTAGGGAATATAAGTGCAACAATAACAGCGGACAGGCTTATCGCTTCGCAAATCAGAATTGCTCATCTTATTTCCAGAGCACCTGACAATCTCGATATTCCTGAGTGTATTGAAACAGCCCGGATTAAAGACGGTGTTGTAATAATTGAGCCAGCTCAATAG
- a CDS encoding M23 family metallopeptidase: MIVAKLWNRWRNRSDSRDSWAYHDEGPDLGWLKRTLAAIVIFLLVYGAHISGTAVGTIVDSGVHYALNTETDWSYLADKVSKYVPPDLDLAMFKKVQTTVSKPADPLMYMTRPVDGKIAADFGWQTHPILKQEMMHEGVDFEAPIGTNVQASAPGKVVAITDSAKHGKVVIVEHSQEVSTVYGHLGEVLVKEGEAVSQGQVIAKVGKSGMTKVPLLYFEVRENGKPVDPATRLKGDLPSGERK, from the coding sequence ATGATAGTGGCAAAATTGTGGAATAGGTGGCGTAATCGCAGTGACAGCCGAGATAGCTGGGCCTACCATGATGAAGGTCCGGACTTAGGCTGGTTGAAACGTACCTTAGCAGCGATTGTTATTTTCTTATTGGTTTACGGCGCTCATATATCCGGGACCGCTGTTGGGACAATTGTGGATTCCGGCGTACATTACGCATTAAATACTGAGACCGACTGGAGCTATCTTGCCGACAAAGTAAGTAAATATGTACCGCCAGATCTGGATTTAGCCATGTTTAAAAAAGTACAAACAACGGTTTCAAAGCCTGCTGACCCGCTTATGTATATGACAAGGCCTGTTGACGGCAAAATAGCGGCGGATTTTGGGTGGCAGACACATCCTATTCTAAAACAGGAGATGATGCACGAAGGCGTTGATTTTGAGGCTCCTATTGGTACAAATGTCCAGGCCAGTGCTCCGGGTAAAGTTGTCGCCATAACTGACAGCGCAAAACATGGCAAAGTAGTCATCGTCGAGCATAGTCAGGAAGTTTCCACAGTTTACGGGCATTTAGGCGAAGTGTTAGTTAAGGAAGGTGAAGCAGTAAGTCAGGGCCAGGTAATTGCTAAGGTTGGTAAATCAGGAATGACTAAAGTACCGCTGCTGTATTTTGAGGTTCGTGAAAACGGTAAACCAGTTGATCCTGCAACAAGGCTTAAAGGTGACCTTCCAAGCGGGGAGAGGAAGTGA